Proteins encoded in a region of the Cumulibacter manganitolerans genome:
- a CDS encoding glycosyltransferase family 2 protein, protein MSSRRPAKQPSGLTRGIGLVVLGIALAAAVVIWAALALLGPAHRVAPQEGILFGIFSVMYDTAAPSVQAILVAVGGALLLAAAIAAIELFISNRYRRADDPESLPLSPRPVMAATRGVFHGPVTVTVLIPAHNEADKIEATLASLQAQHEPPERIIVVADNCTDDTEVLAANAGAEVFRSVDNTHKKGGALNQALAVLLPTLGENDTVMVMDADTVLDQGYLRAARARFTNDRALMAVGGLFYGEKRHGIMGQFQRNEYTRYAREIRRRRGRVFVLTGTASVFRSRAMKVVADSRGSLIPGRRGDVYDTAALTEDNELTIALKSLGALMISPNECTVVTEVMPTWRALWAQRLRWQRGALENLGAYGVTAQTARYWSQQLGIGYGVVALVTYFAVLVIMALSLGQWVWFPFWLGIGLLFIVERVVSVWRGGWPARLLAVTLFPELLYATFLNIVFVKGVIDIVVGREARWRHVVTSGDGTLQVADGETA, encoded by the coding sequence ATGTCGTCACGGCGACCCGCCAAGCAGCCCTCCGGCCTCACCCGAGGCATCGGCCTCGTCGTGCTGGGCATCGCCCTCGCGGCGGCCGTCGTCATCTGGGCCGCGCTGGCCCTCCTCGGCCCCGCGCACCGGGTCGCGCCCCAGGAGGGCATTCTGTTCGGGATCTTCTCGGTCATGTACGACACGGCCGCACCGTCGGTGCAGGCGATCCTGGTCGCGGTGGGCGGCGCCCTGCTGCTGGCGGCAGCGATCGCGGCGATCGAGCTGTTCATCAGCAACCGGTATCGCCGCGCCGACGACCCGGAAAGCCTGCCGCTGTCGCCGCGCCCGGTCATGGCGGCCACCCGCGGCGTGTTCCACGGGCCGGTGACCGTGACGGTGCTCATCCCGGCACACAACGAGGCCGACAAGATCGAGGCGACGCTGGCGTCGCTGCAGGCGCAGCACGAGCCTCCCGAGCGGATCATCGTCGTGGCGGACAACTGCACCGACGACACCGAGGTGCTCGCCGCCAACGCCGGCGCCGAGGTATTCCGCTCGGTGGACAACACGCACAAGAAGGGCGGCGCCCTGAACCAGGCGCTCGCGGTGCTGCTGCCGACGCTCGGCGAGAACGACACCGTCATGGTGATGGACGCCGACACGGTGCTCGACCAGGGCTACCTGCGCGCGGCGCGCGCCCGGTTCACCAACGACCGCGCCCTCATGGCGGTCGGCGGCCTGTTCTACGGCGAGAAGCGGCACGGGATCATGGGGCAGTTCCAGCGCAACGAGTACACCCGGTACGCCCGGGAGATCCGCCGCCGGCGCGGGCGCGTCTTCGTGCTGACCGGCACCGCCTCGGTGTTCCGGTCGCGGGCGATGAAGGTCGTCGCCGACAGCCGCGGCTCGCTGATCCCCGGCCGCCGCGGCGACGTGTACGACACTGCCGCGCTGACGGAGGACAACGAGCTCACCATCGCCCTGAAGTCGCTCGGCGCGCTGATGATCTCGCCGAACGAGTGCACCGTCGTCACCGAGGTCATGCCCACGTGGCGCGCGCTGTGGGCGCAACGCCTGCGCTGGCAGCGCGGAGCGCTGGAGAACCTCGGCGCGTACGGCGTCACCGCCCAGACCGCGCGCTACTGGTCGCAGCAGCTCGGCATCGGGTACGGCGTGGTCGCGCTGGTCACCTACTTCGCCGTCCTGGTGATCATGGCGCTCTCCCTGGGCCAGTGGGTGTGGTTCCCGTTCTGGCTGGGCATCGGTCTGCTGTTCATCGTGGAGCGCGTGGTGTCGGTATGGCGCGGCGGCTGGCCGGCCCGGCTGCTCGCGGTGACGCTCTTCCCCGAGCTGCTGTACGCCACGTTCCTGAACATCGTGTTCGTCAAGGGTGTCATCGACATCGTCGTGGGCCGTGAAGCACGGTGGCGGCACGTCGTCACCAGCGGGGACGGCACCCTCCAGGTCGCGGACGGAGAGACGGCATGA
- a CDS encoding SDR family oxidoreductase, protein MTIAITGATGALGSLVLESLLRTERPADLVAVVRDPAKASGLAERGVAVRTATYDDPEALRAALAGVETLLLISGSEVGRRVRQHANVIEAATQAGVRRIVYTSAPKATDTPLVLAPEHKATEELLAASGLAVTILRNNWYNENYLPQVDAVRHTGILLGAAGDGRVASAARRDFAEAAAAVLTGDGHEGRIYELTGDTAWTYDDLAGALSEVVGRDVVYKPVSAAELVTALLDAGLDEGSARFVAALDENIADGALGDVDPTLGRLIGRPTTPLVETLRG, encoded by the coding sequence ATGACCATCGCGATCACCGGCGCCACCGGCGCCCTCGGCTCGCTCGTGCTCGAGTCGCTGCTGCGCACCGAGCGCCCCGCCGATCTCGTCGCCGTCGTCCGTGACCCGGCCAAGGCGTCCGGGCTCGCCGAGCGCGGCGTCGCCGTCCGGACCGCCACCTACGACGACCCGGAGGCGCTGCGCGCCGCGCTGGCCGGCGTCGAGACCCTGCTGCTGATCTCCGGCAGCGAGGTCGGCCGGCGCGTTCGGCAGCACGCCAACGTGATCGAGGCGGCCACGCAGGCCGGCGTCCGGCGGATCGTCTACACCAGCGCCCCCAAGGCGACCGACACCCCGCTGGTGCTCGCCCCGGAGCACAAGGCGACCGAGGAGCTGCTGGCCGCCTCCGGCCTCGCCGTGACCATCCTGCGCAACAACTGGTACAACGAGAACTACCTGCCCCAGGTCGACGCGGTGCGGCACACCGGCATCCTGCTCGGCGCGGCCGGTGACGGGCGGGTCGCCAGTGCCGCGCGCCGCGACTTCGCCGAGGCGGCGGCCGCGGTGCTCACCGGCGACGGCCACGAGGGCCGCATCTACGAGCTCACCGGCGACACCGCGTGGACCTACGACGATCTCGCCGGGGCGTTGTCCGAGGTCGTCGGGCGGGACGTCGTGTACAAGCCGGTGAGCGCCGCCGAGCTCGTCACCGCGCTGCTGGACGCCGGGCTCGACGAGGGCAGTGCCCGGTTCGTCGCGGCCCTCGACGAGAACATCGCCGACGGTGCCCTCGGCGACGTCGACCCGACGCTCGGCCGCCTGATCGGCCGCCCGACCACTCCGCTCGTGGAGACCCTTCGCGGCTAG
- a CDS encoding enoyl-CoA hydratase-related protein produces MAKTETGTDDLLAEVADGVGTLTFNRPEARNAMSGDMMSGLADVLADWADDDEIGAVVITGAGGAFCAGGDVKGFNERGGEGGAGGAVDPRRVDAQRENQKATVGRIYSYPKPVIGAIPGAAAGAGLGFALATDVRVGTPKSVMATAFGGVGLSGDYGVTWLLNQLVGPAKARQLMFFNDRVRGDELLELGLLNWIVPEDELQTKAFELAKTLADGPRGCFSRMKANLAEVPVATLEEAMDAEVQRHLECGVTADHREAVAAFVEKRKPVFRR; encoded by the coding sequence ATGGCGAAGACAGAGACCGGAACGGACGACCTGCTCGCGGAGGTCGCGGACGGGGTCGGCACCCTCACCTTCAACCGTCCCGAAGCACGCAACGCGATGAGCGGCGACATGATGAGCGGCCTCGCCGACGTGCTGGCGGACTGGGCGGACGACGACGAGATCGGCGCGGTGGTCATCACCGGTGCCGGCGGCGCGTTCTGCGCCGGCGGCGACGTCAAGGGCTTCAACGAGCGCGGGGGAGAGGGCGGCGCCGGCGGCGCGGTCGATCCGCGCCGCGTCGATGCCCAGCGCGAGAACCAGAAGGCCACCGTCGGGCGGATCTACAGCTACCCCAAGCCGGTGATCGGCGCGATCCCCGGCGCGGCCGCCGGGGCGGGCCTCGGCTTCGCGCTGGCCACCGACGTTCGCGTCGGGACGCCGAAGTCGGTCATGGCGACCGCGTTCGGCGGTGTCGGGCTGTCCGGCGACTACGGGGTCACCTGGCTGCTGAACCAGCTGGTCGGCCCGGCGAAGGCCCGACAGCTGATGTTCTTCAACGACCGGGTGCGCGGCGACGAGCTCCTCGAGCTCGGGCTGCTGAACTGGATCGTTCCGGAGGACGAGCTGCAGACCAAGGCGTTCGAGCTGGCCAAGACCCTCGCCGACGGTCCGCGCGGCTGCTTCTCGCGGATGAAGGCGAACCTGGCCGAGGTGCCCGTCGCCACGCTGGAGGAGGCCATGGACGCCGAGGTGCAGCGCCACCTCGAGTGCGGCGTCACCGCGGACCACCGCGAGGCCGTCGCCGCGTTCGTCGAGAAGCGCAAGCCGGTCTTCCGCCGCTGA
- a CDS encoding bifunctional diguanylate cyclase/phosphodiesterase, with protein sequence MAGRWLGYAALYLTMYLIGRLEQLGSTGLAVYWPAAGVSTYWALTARNRSETIYGALLAGVLSLVGAVATGHGWAAGMLFAIAHTVGPLAARAVNARLTRSGSLLGSNIGDDGSVASARMQTVGDVTRLLASAAAAAVASGLVGMLAVAVRGTPITWMEMLAWLVRYSTAIVVVTGPALALRRWHRVVTRPRPVEVVVLATLTAGTLWVVFGPGQALPLSYLMLAVLAWVGFRMPVPWAALWGHLVALSTLVLTLLGAGGAIGAVADPAQRALVLQAYMLLATSLPMLLATAAYERRAHFRDVRVARDRAEQLFTDAPHGLLTLRPDGTILRANDRFGVMVRRSPERLAGLRLDQLSRFGDDLRRHLTRVVDLRGEQQTDDWALDAPDGGTLPVSISSRAVFEYDGVPTVLMHVIDISDQRRFEAQLAHMAEHDALTGLANRRQFDHALQLHLDRCEQFGPHGALLVLDVDHFKEVNDRLGHAVGDQLLASIAAILRRSFRRTDLVARLGGDEFAVLLPDADAQTAEAKAAAVVKLVPDAIAAIDGASPRVTASVGVTTFAGAATRGSDPADLADMLMYDAKDAGRNGYAMLSEIDPDQPLTGARMAWKPRLQRAIDEGLFELHLQPLLDLQSDRIKGAEVLVRLADDHELVPPGRFIYIAERTGLITELDAWVARHAIALLPVIREYNPGFTLGFNVSGSSIGNALVEQAIAEAIADIGGVQPGELVVEMTETAAIQDITQAREFAERAAAMNIEFALDDFGSGYGSFRYLKHMAFEWVKIDGDFVKNAPQSAKDRAIIRSMVTVARDLGKRTVAEWVSSKEALRLVRELGVDVAQGYLIGEPVPIDEFIARHLDGALKH encoded by the coding sequence ATGGCTGGCCGATGGCTGGGGTATGCGGCGCTGTACCTGACGATGTACCTGATCGGGCGCCTCGAGCAGCTGGGGTCGACCGGCCTGGCCGTCTACTGGCCCGCCGCGGGCGTGTCCACCTACTGGGCGCTGACCGCCCGCAACCGCTCCGAGACGATCTACGGCGCGCTGCTGGCCGGCGTCCTGTCACTGGTCGGCGCCGTCGCCACCGGCCACGGGTGGGCCGCAGGGATGCTGTTCGCCATCGCCCACACCGTCGGGCCGCTCGCCGCGCGGGCCGTCAACGCACGGCTGACCCGCAGCGGCTCGCTGCTCGGCTCGAACATCGGCGACGACGGCTCCGTCGCATCCGCGCGGATGCAGACCGTCGGCGACGTGACGCGGCTGCTGGCCTCCGCCGCGGCGGCGGCCGTCGCGAGCGGCCTGGTCGGGATGCTCGCCGTCGCCGTCCGCGGCACGCCGATCACCTGGATGGAGATGCTCGCGTGGCTGGTGCGGTACTCCACCGCCATCGTCGTGGTCACCGGACCGGCGCTGGCACTGCGGCGCTGGCACCGTGTCGTGACGCGGCCGCGGCCGGTCGAGGTGGTGGTGCTGGCCACGCTCACGGCCGGGACGCTCTGGGTGGTGTTCGGGCCGGGCCAGGCGTTGCCGCTGTCCTACCTCATGCTGGCCGTCCTGGCGTGGGTGGGCTTCCGCATGCCGGTGCCATGGGCCGCGCTGTGGGGCCACCTCGTCGCGTTGAGCACCCTCGTGCTCACCCTGCTGGGCGCCGGCGGCGCCATCGGCGCGGTGGCCGACCCGGCGCAACGGGCGCTGGTCCTGCAGGCCTACATGCTGCTGGCCACCAGCCTGCCGATGCTGCTGGCCACCGCGGCGTACGAACGCCGCGCGCACTTCAGGGACGTGCGCGTCGCCCGCGACCGCGCCGAGCAGCTGTTCACCGACGCCCCGCACGGCCTGCTGACCCTCCGGCCGGACGGCACGATCCTGCGCGCCAACGACCGGTTCGGCGTGATGGTGCGCCGCTCGCCGGAGCGGCTGGCCGGGCTGCGCCTCGACCAGCTCAGCCGGTTCGGCGACGACCTGCGGCGGCACCTCACGCGGGTCGTCGACCTGCGCGGTGAGCAGCAGACCGACGACTGGGCGCTCGACGCGCCGGACGGCGGGACCCTGCCGGTCTCCATCAGCAGCCGCGCGGTGTTCGAGTACGACGGCGTCCCGACCGTGCTCATGCACGTCATCGACATCTCCGACCAGCGCCGCTTCGAGGCGCAGCTGGCGCACATGGCTGAGCACGACGCGTTGACCGGGCTGGCCAACCGGCGGCAGTTCGACCACGCCCTGCAGCTGCACCTGGACCGCTGCGAGCAGTTCGGCCCGCACGGCGCCCTCCTGGTGCTGGACGTCGACCACTTCAAGGAGGTCAACGACCGGCTCGGGCACGCGGTCGGCGACCAGTTGCTCGCGTCGATCGCGGCCATCCTCCGACGGTCCTTCCGGCGCACCGACCTCGTCGCACGGCTCGGCGGCGACGAGTTCGCCGTGCTGCTGCCCGACGCCGACGCGCAGACCGCGGAGGCGAAGGCGGCGGCGGTGGTCAAGCTGGTGCCCGACGCGATCGCCGCCATCGACGGCGCCTCCCCCCGCGTGACGGCGAGCGTCGGCGTGACGACGTTCGCCGGCGCCGCGACCCGTGGATCCGACCCCGCCGATCTGGCCGACATGCTGATGTACGACGCCAAGGACGCCGGCCGCAACGGATACGCGATGCTGTCCGAGATCGATCCCGACCAGCCCCTGACGGGCGCCCGGATGGCCTGGAAGCCCCGGCTGCAGCGGGCTATCGACGAGGGCCTGTTCGAGCTGCACCTGCAGCCGCTGCTGGACCTGCAGTCGGATCGCATCAAGGGCGCGGAGGTGCTCGTGCGACTGGCCGACGACCACGAGCTGGTGCCGCCGGGGCGCTTCATCTACATCGCCGAACGGACCGGGCTGATCACCGAGCTGGACGCCTGGGTCGCCCGGCACGCGATCGCGCTGCTGCCGGTGATCCGCGAGTACAACCCGGGCTTCACCCTCGGCTTCAACGTCTCCGGGTCGTCGATCGGAAACGCCCTCGTAGAGCAGGCCATCGCCGAGGCCATCGCCGACATCGGCGGCGTCCAGCCCGGCGAGCTCGTCGTCGAGATGACCGAGACGGCGGCCATCCAGGACATCACCCAGGCGCGGGAGTTCGCCGAGCGGGCCGCGGCGATGAACATCGAGTTCGCCCTCGACGACTTCGGCTCCGGGTACGGCTCGTTCCGCTATCTGAAGCACATGGCGTTCGAGTGGGTGAAGATCGACGGCGATTTCGTGAAGAACGCTCCGCAATCGGCGAAGGACCGCGCTATCATCCGCTCGATGGTTACCGTAGCCCGTGACCTGGGAAAACGGACCGTCGCCGAGTGGGTGTCCTCGAAGGAGGCCCTACGGCTGGTGCGCGAGCTCGGCGTAGACGTCGCCCAGGGCTACCTGATCGGCGAGCCGGTACCGATCGACGAGTTCATCGCCCGTCACCTCGACGGCGCCCTGAAGCACTGA
- the wrbA gene encoding NAD(P)H:quinone oxidoreductase, whose product MRDEDLRRTTVLGSAPTTRRRDDPLKVAVIYYSATGSVHALAQSVADGARAAGGSVRTVRVAETVPREVIERNPLWARHRDATERIPVATLDDVGAADVILLGTPTRFGHVSSQLQAFIDTWGELWGANAFAEKVFAAFTSSATAHGGQETTLMSIYTMVCHLGGIIVPPGYTEPSQIEAGNPYGAASVSRNGELPPTDIDLRAAELVGRRATRIAGDLRAGRALRRDS is encoded by the coding sequence ATGCGCGATGAAGACCTGCGGCGTACGACCGTGCTCGGCTCGGCGCCGACGACTCGGCGCCGCGACGATCCGCTCAAGGTCGCGGTCATCTACTACTCCGCGACCGGCAGCGTGCACGCGCTCGCGCAGTCCGTCGCGGACGGCGCGCGTGCCGCGGGCGGCAGCGTCCGGACGGTGCGCGTCGCCGAGACGGTGCCGCGGGAGGTCATCGAGCGCAACCCGCTGTGGGCCCGGCACCGCGACGCGACCGAGCGCATCCCCGTCGCCACCCTCGACGACGTCGGCGCCGCCGATGTGATCCTGCTCGGCACCCCGACACGCTTCGGGCACGTCTCGTCGCAGCTGCAGGCCTTCATCGACACCTGGGGCGAGCTCTGGGGCGCCAACGCGTTCGCCGAGAAGGTGTTCGCCGCGTTCACCTCCAGCGCCACCGCGCACGGCGGCCAGGAGACGACATTGATGTCGATCTATACGATGGTGTGCCACCTGGGTGGGATCATCGTGCCGCCCGGCTACACCGAGCCGAGCCAGATCGAGGCGGGCAATCCGTACGGCGCCGCCTCCGTGTCACGCAACGGCGAGCTGCCGCCGACCGACATCGACCTGAGGGCGGCCGAGCTGGTCGGCCGGCGAGCCACCCGGATCGCCGGCGATCTGCGCGCCGGACGTGCGCTACGTCGCGATTCCTGA
- a CDS encoding DivIVA domain-containing protein codes for MKVSVAVLTFVLVVLGIVAVAVALYFAATLIFGPGEPPQPAGEPLASPLPAGRDLRAEDLRAATFPVTVRGYRMADVDALLERLAAQLAARDDAVAQDDAAADEEPPRQP; via the coding sequence ATGAAAGTATCGGTAGCCGTGCTGACCTTCGTGCTGGTGGTTCTCGGGATCGTGGCGGTCGCCGTCGCGCTCTACTTCGCGGCCACCCTGATCTTCGGCCCCGGCGAGCCGCCGCAGCCGGCCGGCGAGCCGCTCGCGTCCCCGCTGCCCGCGGGCCGGGACCTGCGCGCCGAGGACCTGCGCGCCGCCACCTTCCCGGTCACCGTCCGCGGCTACCGGATGGCCGACGTCGACGCTCTGCTCGAGCGGCTCGCCGCGCAGCTCGCGGCGCGCGACGACGCCGTCGCGCAGGACGACGCGGCCGCGGACGAGGAGCCCCCGCGACAGCCCTGA
- the dapE gene encoding succinyl-diaminopimelate desuccinylase: MTERAPKLDLRQDAVSLTASLVDIESVSGNEGPLADAIEAALRELGYLEVLRCGDAVLARTETGKDRRVVLAGHIDTVPVADNLPSEVRGERIYGCGTSDMKSGDAVMLRLAATLRDAAYDVTYIFYDNEEVAADKNGLGRVAREYRHWLYGDLAVVLEPTDGILEAGCQGTLRARVRTSGQRAHSARSWLGDNAIHKMGSLLTRLQDYQPETHVIDGLEYREGLNAVRIDGGVAGNVIPDECTVHVNFRYAPDRSAADAEELVRGFFEGHDVEITDNSPAALPALGDPLMQDFVAHVDRPIVAKYGWTDVSRFSAFKIPAINYGPGEPNLAHKPEESARTTLIEEAERTLAAFLTTPYGDAG, translated from the coding sequence GTGACCGAACGAGCACCGAAGCTGGATCTGCGCCAGGACGCCGTATCGCTGACCGCATCCCTCGTCGACATCGAGTCGGTGTCCGGCAACGAGGGGCCCCTCGCCGATGCCATCGAGGCGGCGCTGCGCGAGCTGGGGTACCTCGAGGTGCTGCGCTGCGGTGACGCGGTGCTCGCCCGCACCGAGACCGGCAAGGACCGCCGGGTCGTGCTCGCGGGGCACATCGACACCGTGCCGGTCGCGGACAACCTGCCCAGCGAGGTGCGCGGCGAGCGGATCTACGGCTGCGGTACGTCGGACATGAAGTCCGGCGACGCCGTGATGCTGCGGCTCGCGGCCACCCTGCGGGACGCGGCGTACGACGTCACCTACATCTTCTACGACAACGAAGAGGTCGCCGCCGACAAGAACGGCCTCGGCCGGGTGGCGCGGGAGTACCGCCACTGGCTGTACGGCGACCTGGCCGTCGTCCTCGAGCCGACCGACGGCATCCTCGAAGCGGGGTGCCAGGGCACGCTACGCGCCCGCGTGCGCACGAGCGGGCAGCGGGCACACAGCGCTCGTTCCTGGCTGGGGGACAACGCCATCCACAAGATGGGCTCGTTGCTGACGCGCCTGCAGGACTACCAGCCGGAGACCCACGTCATCGACGGCTTGGAGTATCGGGAGGGGCTGAACGCGGTCCGCATCGACGGCGGCGTCGCCGGCAACGTCATTCCCGACGAATGCACCGTGCACGTGAACTTCCGGTACGCGCCGGACCGGTCGGCCGCCGACGCCGAGGAGCTCGTGCGCGGCTTCTTCGAGGGGCACGACGTCGAGATCACCGACAACTCGCCGGCCGCGCTGCCGGCGCTCGGCGATCCGCTGATGCAGGACTTCGTCGCGCACGTCGACCGCCCGATCGTCGCGAAGTACGGCTGGACGGACGTCTCGAGGTTCAGCGCGTTCAAGATCCCCGCGATCAACTATGGGCCCGGCGAGCCCAACCTCGCGCACAAGCCGGAGGAGTCCGCCCGGACGACGCTGATCGAGGAGGCTGAGCGGACCCTGGCGGCGTTCCTCACCACGCCGTACGGCGACGCGGGCTAG
- a CDS encoding DUF3117 domain-containing protein: MAAMKPRTGEGPLEVTKEGRGIVMRVPLEGGGRLVVEMTPDEAQALSEALKGIVD, encoded by the coding sequence ATGGCGGCGATGAAGCCTCGCACCGGTGAGGGACCGCTCGAGGTCACGAAGGAAGGTCGCGGAATCGTCATGCGCGTACCCCTCGAGGGCGGTGGCCGGCTTGTCGTCGAGATGACCCCCGACGAGGCGCAGGCCCTCTCGGAGGCGCTGAAGGGCATCGTCGACTAG
- the dapD gene encoding 2,3,4,5-tetrahydropyridine-2,6-dicarboxylate N-succinyltransferase: MPLLPSAAAAYGLATIADDGSVLDVWFPAPALAEAGDGGTSRPEPSDVPAEHADLVGLAGEDAERQVRQVVVQTRIASLADAPADAYDAYLRLHLLSARVIKPNEASMEGIFGKLTNVVWTNHGPCAVDGFAAVRARLRSRGAVTVYGVDKFPRMVDYLIPSGVRIADADRVRLGAHLAEGTTVMHEGFVNFNAGTLGNAMVEGRISAGVVVGNDSDVGGGASIMGTLSGGGKETITIGERCLIGANGGVGISLGDDCVVEAGCYVTAGTKVTLPDGSTKKGAELSGESGILYLRNSVTGAIEARPHKGEGVVLNEALHAN; the protein is encoded by the coding sequence GTGCCGCTTCTACCGTCAGCAGCCGCCGCCTACGGGCTGGCCACCATCGCCGATGACGGCTCGGTGCTCGACGTCTGGTTCCCCGCGCCGGCGCTCGCCGAGGCCGGGGACGGCGGCACGAGCCGTCCCGAGCCGTCCGACGTCCCCGCGGAGCACGCCGACCTCGTGGGCCTCGCCGGCGAGGACGCCGAGCGCCAGGTGCGCCAGGTCGTCGTGCAGACCCGGATCGCCTCTCTCGCCGACGCGCCGGCCGACGCCTACGACGCCTACCTGCGCCTGCACCTGCTCTCGGCGCGGGTGATCAAGCCGAACGAGGCCAGCATGGAGGGCATCTTCGGCAAGCTCACGAACGTCGTGTGGACCAACCACGGACCGTGCGCCGTCGACGGCTTCGCGGCCGTGCGTGCCCGCCTCCGCTCGCGCGGCGCGGTGACGGTGTACGGCGTGGACAAGTTCCCGCGCATGGTCGACTACCTGATCCCCAGCGGCGTGCGGATCGCAGACGCCGACCGGGTACGACTCGGCGCGCACCTCGCCGAGGGCACGACGGTGATGCATGAGGGATTCGTGAACTTCAACGCCGGCACGCTGGGCAACGCCATGGTCGAGGGCCGGATCAGTGCCGGTGTCGTCGTCGGCAACGACTCGGATGTCGGCGGCGGCGCGTCGATCATGGGCACGCTGTCCGGCGGCGGCAAGGAGACCATCACCATCGGTGAGCGGTGCCTGATCGGCGCGAACGGCGGCGTGGGGATCTCGCTCGGCGATGACTGCGTCGTGGAGGCCGGGTGCTACGTCACCGCCGGCACGAAGGTGACCCTGCCCGACGGCTCGACCAAGAAGGGCGCGGAGCTCTCCGGCGAGAGCGGCATCCTGTACCTGCGCAACAGCGTGACCGGCGCGATCGAGGCCCGCCCGCACAAGGGCGAGGGCGTCGTCCTCAACGAGGCGCTGCACGCCAACTGA
- the folP gene encoding dihydropteroate synthase: MGFRLGRHDYDDHALLVMAIVNRTPDSFYDRGETFELRAAIDRARRVVDEGADIVDIGGVKAGPGTEVSAAEEIDRVAPVVEALRAAFPDVVISVDTYRAEVAEVVTGLGCDLVNDSWGGADPDVLTVTARSGAGLVCSHVGGLAPRTDPHRVAYDDVVADVVATVTGLAERAVAAGVRRDGILIDPCHDFAKNTYHSLEVTRRLDELAATGWPVLVALSNKDFIGESLGVDRLERLPGTLAATVYSALRGAQVFRAHNVRETRQALDMLAVIRGDLPPKRTLRALV; the protein is encoded by the coding sequence ATGGGCTTTCGACTGGGCCGGCACGACTACGACGACCACGCGCTGCTGGTGATGGCCATCGTCAACCGCACCCCCGACTCGTTCTACGACCGCGGCGAGACCTTCGAGCTGCGCGCGGCGATCGACCGGGCCCGCCGCGTCGTCGACGAGGGCGCCGACATCGTGGACATCGGCGGGGTGAAGGCCGGCCCGGGCACCGAGGTGAGCGCGGCGGAGGAGATCGACCGGGTCGCGCCGGTGGTGGAGGCGCTGCGCGCGGCCTTCCCGGACGTCGTGATCAGCGTGGACACCTACCGAGCAGAGGTCGCCGAGGTGGTCACCGGGCTGGGCTGCGACCTCGTCAACGACTCGTGGGGCGGTGCCGATCCTGACGTCCTCACCGTCACAGCCCGCAGCGGCGCGGGGCTGGTGTGCTCCCACGTGGGCGGCCTCGCGCCACGCACCGACCCGCACCGCGTCGCGTACGACGACGTCGTCGCGGACGTCGTCGCCACCGTCACCGGGCTGGCCGAGCGCGCCGTCGCCGCCGGGGTGCGGCGCGACGGCATCCTGATCGACCCCTGCCACGACTTCGCGAAGAACACCTACCACTCGCTGGAGGTCACGCGCCGTCTCGACGAGCTGGCCGCGACGGGCTGGCCGGTGCTGGTGGCGCTGTCGAACAAGGACTTCATCGGCGAGTCGCTCGGCGTCGACCGGCTCGAGCGGCTGCCCGGCACGCTGGCCGCGACGGTCTACTCGGCGCTGCGCGGCGCGCAGGTGTTCCGCGCGCACAACGTGCGCGAGACCCGGCAGGCGCTGGACATGCTGGCGGTGATCCGCGGCGACCTGCCGCCGAAGCGGACGCTGCGCGCCCTCGTCTAG
- a CDS encoding LOG family protein encodes MTSLDPDRRPDQRVTERHRGPVTLRRTQVTGSTTDQRLLDQRGPSDWVHTDPWRVLRIQSEFVEGFGLLSELPSCVSVFGSARAVPDEPDYRRAVDIGRLLVQAGYGVITGGGPGIMEAANKGAQEGGGLSVGLGIELPFEQGLNPWVDLGVNFRYFFVRKTMFVKYSQAFVILPGGFGTMDELFEALTLVQTNKITRFPVVLVGVDYWSGLISWIRDTMVRERRVDAGDLDLLHLTDDPEEVVRIIRAHRDRQAEQPSGRSTADEG; translated from the coding sequence ATGACATCCCTGGATCCAGACCGCCGCCCCGACCAGCGCGTCACCGAGCGCCACCGCGGCCCGGTGACGCTGCGGCGCACCCAGGTCACCGGCAGCACGACCGACCAGCGGCTGCTCGACCAGCGTGGCCCTAGCGACTGGGTGCACACCGACCCGTGGCGGGTGCTGCGCATCCAGTCCGAGTTCGTCGAGGGCTTCGGACTGCTGTCCGAGCTGCCGTCGTGCGTGTCCGTCTTCGGCTCCGCGCGCGCCGTGCCCGACGAGCCCGACTATCGGCGCGCCGTGGACATCGGACGGCTGCTCGTGCAGGCCGGGTACGGCGTGATCACCGGCGGCGGCCCCGGGATCATGGAGGCCGCCAACAAGGGCGCCCAGGAGGGCGGCGGCCTCTCGGTCGGCCTCGGCATCGAGCTGCCGTTCGAGCAGGGCCTCAACCCGTGGGTCGACCTCGGGGTCAACTTCCGATACTTCTTCGTCCGCAAGACGATGTTCGTCAAGTACTCGCAGGCCTTCGTGATCCTCCCCGGCGGCTTCGGCACCATGGACGAGCTGTTCGAGGCGCTGACCCTCGTGCAGACGAACAAGATCACCCGGTTCCCGGTCGTCCTCGTCGGCGTCGACTACTGGAGCGGCCTGATCTCCTGGATCCGCGACACGATGGTCCGCGAGCGACGCGTCGACGCCGGCGACCTGGACCTGCTGCACCTGACCGACGACCCGGAGGAGGTCGTGCGGATCATCCGGGCGCACCGCGACCGGCAGGCTGAGCAGCCCTCGGGCCGGTCCACCGCGGACGAGGGCTAG